The Leucobacter sp. UCMA 4100 genome window below encodes:
- a CDS encoding flavin monoamine oxidase family protein, protein MPVEQVDVVVIGAGFAGLIAARELGGAGHTVLTLEARDRVGGRTWTDHRLGHDLELGGTWVHWVQPHTWAEMTRYGREIVRSPAAEEARWLGEGGEPRVATLDEFMQLISPGQQLIVDDVARVMPRGVDPTGGSITELDHLTIQDRIDELGLPAEAKSTNESVWVGHVNAPLDETGLSSALRWVSATGGHWQLMHEASATYRVVGGMSDWTARIAESVPGEIRLGATVTRVVQRGGEGTHPVIVTTAEGHEVHARAVVSTLPVNAVTGIEFSPELPEAWQRQNRETVASQGTKVWIEVRGSLPRFFGYATPQHPISVLKSEFIGDDRSVLVGFGPDHTALDVSDLSAVQRAVDAIRPGLEVLAATAHDWMADPLSRTTWMTHRPGQLTRDLAELQQPHGDVFFATTDNANLWGGFIDGAIESGLREARRVADRLR, encoded by the coding sequence ATGCCAGTCGAACAGGTCGACGTCGTCGTTATTGGGGCCGGGTTCGCCGGGCTCATCGCCGCGAGAGAGCTGGGCGGTGCCGGGCACACGGTGCTCACGCTCGAGGCACGCGACCGGGTCGGCGGGCGCACCTGGACCGACCACCGGCTGGGGCACGACCTCGAGCTCGGCGGAACCTGGGTGCACTGGGTGCAGCCCCACACGTGGGCAGAGATGACCCGGTACGGCCGCGAGATCGTGCGCAGCCCGGCGGCCGAAGAGGCCAGGTGGTTGGGCGAAGGCGGCGAGCCGCGGGTCGCGACGCTCGACGAGTTCATGCAGCTCATCAGCCCCGGGCAGCAGCTCATCGTCGACGATGTGGCGCGCGTGATGCCCCGCGGGGTTGATCCGACGGGCGGCAGTATTACCGAGCTCGACCACCTCACGATTCAAGACCGCATCGACGAGCTGGGGCTCCCGGCCGAGGCGAAGAGCACGAACGAGTCGGTGTGGGTGGGGCACGTGAACGCTCCACTCGACGAGACGGGGCTCTCGAGCGCGCTGCGCTGGGTTTCGGCGACGGGCGGCCACTGGCAGCTCATGCACGAGGCCTCGGCGACCTACCGCGTGGTTGGCGGCATGAGCGATTGGACGGCACGTATCGCCGAGAGCGTTCCCGGCGAAATACGGCTTGGCGCCACCGTCACGCGCGTCGTGCAGCGGGGCGGCGAGGGCACGCACCCCGTCATCGTGACGACGGCCGAGGGGCACGAGGTGCACGCCCGCGCCGTGGTTTCGACGCTTCCGGTGAATGCGGTGACCGGCATCGAGTTCAGCCCCGAGCTGCCCGAGGCGTGGCAGCGGCAAAACCGCGAAACGGTGGCCTCGCAGGGCACCAAGGTGTGGATCGAGGTGCGCGGATCCCTGCCCCGGTTCTTCGGCTACGCCACCCCGCAGCACCCGATCTCGGTGCTCAAGAGCGAGTTCATCGGCGATGATCGCTCGGTGCTCGTGGGCTTTGGCCCCGATCACACCGCGCTCGACGTGAGCGATCTTTCGGCGGTGCAGCGAGCCGTCGACGCGATCAGGCCGGGGCTTGAGGTGCTCGCAGCAACGGCCCACGACTGGATGGCCGATCCGCTCTCGCGCACGACGTGGATGACCCACCGCCCAGGCCAGCTCACCCGAGACCTCGCCGAGCTGCAGCAGCCGCATGGAGACGTGTTCTTTGCCACGACCGACAACGCGAATTTGTGGGGCGGCTTCATTGACGGCGCGATCGAGAGCGGCCTGCGCGAGGCACGCCGGGTCGCGGATCGGCTGCGCTAA
- a CDS encoding response regulator, producing MIRLLLVDDQELVRSGFRTILETEDDFEIVGEAVNGAEAVQLAAELKPDVVCMDVEMPVMNGIDAAKAIVSGETSPRVLILTTFGHEEYLFSALAAGVSGFLLKTARAEQFIDAVRTVAAGQALLGPDVTRAVIDKLQSADLQLPAEMQQRSADPVEALTSAGLTEREADVLVLVAQGQSNAEIAKALFLGESTVKTHVSNVLRKLGVRDRIHAVVWAHTHGLG from the coding sequence ATGATTCGTCTCTTGTTGGTTGATGACCAGGAGCTGGTGCGCTCGGGGTTTCGAACGATTCTCGAGACCGAAGACGATTTTGAGATCGTGGGCGAGGCCGTGAACGGCGCCGAGGCGGTCCAGCTCGCGGCAGAGCTCAAGCCCGACGTCGTGTGCATGGACGTTGAGATGCCGGTCATGAATGGCATCGACGCCGCGAAAGCAATCGTGAGTGGCGAGACCTCACCTCGGGTGCTCATTCTTACGACCTTCGGTCACGAGGAGTACCTGTTTTCGGCGCTCGCCGCAGGGGTGAGCGGGTTCCTCTTGAAGACCGCCCGCGCCGAGCAGTTCATCGACGCCGTGCGCACGGTTGCCGCGGGCCAAGCGCTGCTCGGCCCTGACGTGACCCGCGCCGTGATCGACAAGCTGCAAAGCGCCGACCTGCAGCTGCCCGCTGAAATGCAGCAGCGCTCTGCCGACCCGGTCGAGGCGCTGACTTCGGCGGGGCTCACCGAACGTGAGGCCGACGTGCTCGTGCTCGTTGCCCAGGGGCAGTCGAACGCCGAGATCGCTAAGGCCCTCTTTCTGGGGGAGTCGACGGTCAAAACACACGTCTCGAATGTGCTTCGCAAGCTCGGCGTTCGTGACCGCATTCACGCCGTTGTGTGGGCGCATACGCACGGTCTTGGCTAG
- a CDS encoding purine-nucleoside phosphorylase, with amino-acid sequence MTNNDPKALAQQAATRIAELSGVAKHDIALTLGSGWGKAAELIGETVAVMDAAEVPGFRSSGVVGHSGTLTSIRLANGKHALIIGARTHLYEGHGVRSVVHGVRAAAAAGAEIMVLTNGAGGLKLEHTPGRPIIINDHLNMTALSPIEGANFVDLTNLYDAELREAARSVDPTLAEGVYVQMPGPHYETPAEVRYLAQAGGDAVGMSTTLEAIAAREAGMRVLGFSLITNPGAGLAADPLSHAEVIEVGKASEGALGELLAGVVAKL; translated from the coding sequence ATGACGAACAACGACCCCAAAGCCCTCGCCCAGCAGGCGGCAACACGCATCGCCGAACTCAGCGGAGTCGCAAAGCACGACATCGCCCTCACCCTCGGCTCAGGCTGGGGCAAAGCAGCCGAACTCATCGGCGAGACCGTCGCCGTTATGGACGCCGCAGAGGTTCCCGGATTCCGCTCCTCTGGCGTGGTCGGCCACTCGGGCACGCTCACCTCGATTCGCCTCGCAAACGGCAAGCACGCGCTCATCATCGGCGCCCGCACCCACCTCTACGAGGGCCACGGCGTGCGCTCGGTCGTGCACGGGGTGCGCGCAGCCGCCGCCGCAGGGGCCGAGATCATGGTGCTCACGAACGGCGCCGGCGGGCTCAAGCTCGAGCACACCCCCGGCCGCCCCATCATCATCAACGACCACCTCAACATGACGGCCCTCTCACCCATCGAGGGCGCCAACTTCGTCGACCTCACGAACCTCTACGACGCCGAACTGCGCGAGGCTGCCCGCTCGGTCGACCCCACGCTCGCCGAGGGCGTCTACGTGCAGATGCCCGGACCCCACTACGAAACCCCCGCCGAGGTGCGCTACCTCGCCCAGGCCGGCGGCGACGCGGTCGGCATGTCAACCACCCTCGAGGCGATCGCCGCCCGCGAAGCCGGCATGCGCGTGCTCGGCTTCTCGCTCATCACCAACCCGGGCGCGGGCCTCGCAGCCGACCCCCTCAGCCACGCCGAGGTCATCGAGGTCGGCAAGGCCTCGGAGGGCGCGCTCGGCGAGCTGCTGGCTGGGGTCGTCGCGAAGCTGTAG
- a CDS encoding NAD(P)H-quinone dehydrogenase — protein MATVFERKHRIAVLGGGPGGYEAALTAAQLGAEVTLIERAGVGGAAVLTDVVPSKSLIATAEAVNTIRESAMVGVQAFAPGENGKPVRPEFAVNLAAINKRLIAMAGAQSTDMVHSLEDAGVRIVQGFGRLDGPNAIMVATSEGEEGTDFDRIEADTVILAVGASPRELDSAKPDGERILTWKQLYDLTSVPEHLIVVGSGVTGAEFASAYRHLGAEVTLVSSRDQVLPGEDSDAASVIEHAFKRSGMSVLSKSRAEKVERTEEGVIVTLSDGREVEGSHCLMAVGSIPNTHGLGLEEAGVQLSDSGHIRVNKVARTSVPSIYAAGDCTDFYPLASVASMQGRTAIMHALGDFVRPIDLDNVASNIFTQPEISTVGFGEDDVREAGADGHNTVMHMLPLSINPRAKMIGIKEGFVKLYASRSSGVIRGGVIVAPKASELILPVSLAVLRRLTVDQLSDAFAVYPSLSSSIIDVSRALHVRPGGNE, from the coding sequence ATGGCTACAGTCTTTGAACGCAAGCATCGAATCGCAGTGCTCGGCGGGGGTCCCGGCGGCTACGAAGCCGCACTGACCGCAGCGCAGCTCGGGGCTGAGGTGACGCTCATCGAGCGCGCCGGTGTGGGTGGCGCCGCGGTGCTCACCGATGTCGTGCCCTCGAAGAGCCTCATCGCGACTGCCGAGGCGGTCAACACCATTCGCGAGAGCGCGATGGTGGGGGTTCAGGCTTTTGCGCCCGGCGAAAACGGCAAGCCCGTGCGCCCCGAGTTTGCGGTGAACCTCGCCGCGATTAACAAGCGACTCATCGCGATGGCCGGCGCGCAGTCGACCGACATGGTGCACTCGCTCGAAGACGCTGGCGTGCGCATCGTGCAGGGCTTCGGTCGCCTCGACGGCCCGAACGCCATCATGGTCGCGACCTCTGAGGGCGAAGAGGGCACTGACTTCGACCGCATCGAGGCTGACACCGTGATTCTTGCCGTGGGCGCGAGCCCGCGAGAGCTCGACTCGGCGAAGCCCGACGGTGAGCGCATCCTGACGTGGAAGCAGCTGTACGACCTCACCTCGGTTCCCGAGCACCTCATCGTTGTTGGCTCTGGCGTCACCGGCGCCGAGTTTGCGAGCGCGTACCGTCATCTCGGCGCCGAGGTGACGCTCGTTTCGAGCCGCGACCAGGTGCTTCCTGGCGAAGACAGCGACGCGGCCTCGGTCATCGAGCACGCCTTCAAGCGCAGCGGCATGTCGGTGCTCTCGAAGTCGCGCGCCGAGAAGGTTGAGCGCACCGAAGAGGGAGTGATCGTCACTCTGTCAGACGGTCGCGAGGTCGAGGGCTCACACTGCCTCATGGCGGTTGGCTCGATTCCCAACACCCACGGGCTTGGGCTCGAAGAGGCGGGCGTTCAGCTCTCAGACAGCGGGCACATTCGCGTCAACAAGGTCGCTCGAACCTCGGTTCCTTCGATCTACGCCGCGGGCGACTGCACCGACTTCTACCCGCTCGCTTCGGTCGCCTCGATGCAGGGCCGCACGGCCATCATGCACGCCCTCGGCGACTTCGTGCGCCCGATCGACCTCGACAATGTGGCCTCGAACATTTTCACCCAGCCCGAAATCTCAACGGTGGGCTTCGGCGAAGACGACGTGCGTGAGGCGGGCGCCGATGGGCACAACACCGTCATGCACATGCTGCCGCTCAGCATTAACCCCCGCGCCAAGATGATCGGCATTAAAGAGGGCTTCGTGAAGCTCTATGCCTCACGAAGCTCGGGCGTGATTCGCGGCGGCGTCATCGTGGCCCCCAAAGCGAGCGAGCTCATTCTTCCCGTCTCGCTCGCGGTCTTGCGCAGGCTCACGGTCGACCAGCTTTCAGATGCGTTTGCGGTGTACCCATCGCTCTCGAGTTCAATCATCGACGTGTCGCGTGCGCTGCACGTGCGCCCAGGAGGAAATGAGTGA
- a CDS encoding sensor histidine kinase — protein sequence MNTETWVRPRPASNAIKGDALLALVLALAATATSQLYARIGFLGDPPEAWIWAAGIGFATLPLALRRRYPVSVMVVVATAFYVCGQFGVPEVLVINIAMFLAVYTVGAWSSNRVLALWSRVGVVVAMITWLVVTLLIAGDDMDYLPGLSRASLFSEYATYITINIITNLLFFGAAWYFGEKSWRGARTLAQLEAQGRELERERETSAVQAVALDRIAIARELHDVIAHHVSVMGLHAAAARRTLERDPVKAQAALEIVEQSAEASITELRQIVHTLREPGREHEAQTVGVAQLPELVEHSNLAGVPTVLIIAGEPRPLPMLIDIALYRVAQEALTNVRKHAGTGAQAQVRLRFTEREVHIEVSDDGVVQKLSAPGAKGTAAGLGGLGLRGMRERMGAVGGTLESLRRERGGFLVRASVALGQGEREASGTTVAEAEVVEREEQHRVNGVRGDDSSLVG from the coding sequence GTGAACACAGAAACCTGGGTGCGGCCGCGCCCTGCCTCGAACGCCATCAAGGGCGACGCGCTGCTCGCCCTCGTGCTCGCGCTCGCCGCAACCGCGACGTCGCAGTTGTACGCGCGCATCGGCTTTCTCGGGGATCCGCCGGAAGCGTGGATCTGGGCCGCCGGCATTGGTTTCGCAACCCTGCCACTCGCGTTGCGAAGACGGTACCCGGTGAGCGTCATGGTGGTCGTTGCCACCGCGTTTTATGTGTGCGGGCAGTTCGGGGTTCCCGAGGTGCTCGTGATTAACATCGCGATGTTTCTCGCCGTGTACACGGTGGGGGCGTGGTCGTCGAACCGGGTGCTTGCCCTCTGGTCACGCGTCGGCGTCGTCGTGGCGATGATCACGTGGCTCGTCGTCACGCTGCTCATTGCCGGTGACGACATGGACTATTTGCCGGGGCTTTCGCGGGCCTCGCTCTTCTCTGAGTACGCGACCTACATCACGATCAACATCATCACGAACCTGCTCTTTTTTGGGGCTGCGTGGTACTTCGGCGAGAAGTCGTGGCGCGGTGCCCGCACCCTCGCGCAGCTGGAGGCACAGGGGCGGGAGCTCGAGCGAGAGCGCGAGACGAGCGCGGTGCAGGCCGTTGCGCTCGACCGCATCGCGATTGCGCGCGAACTGCACGACGTGATTGCGCACCACGTCTCGGTCATGGGGCTGCACGCGGCGGCCGCGCGGCGCACGCTCGAGCGCGACCCGGTCAAGGCGCAGGCGGCGCTCGAAATCGTGGAGCAGAGCGCCGAGGCCTCGATCACCGAGCTGAGGCAGATCGTGCACACGCTACGCGAACCAGGCCGCGAGCACGAGGCGCAGACGGTCGGCGTTGCCCAACTGCCTGAGCTCGTCGAGCACTCAAACCTCGCCGGGGTTCCCACGGTGCTCATTATCGCTGGGGAGCCACGACCCCTGCCCATGCTCATCGACATCGCGCTCTATCGGGTGGCGCAGGAGGCGCTCACGAACGTTCGCAAGCACGCCGGCACCGGAGCGCAGGCGCAGGTGCGGCTACGCTTCACCGAACGCGAGGTGCACATCGAGGTGAGCGACGACGGGGTCGTGCAAAAGCTCTCGGCACCCGGGGCCAAGGGCACTGCCGCCGGGCTCGGTGGCCTCGGGCTTCGCGGGATGCGGGAACGCATGGGAGCGGTCGGGGGTACACTCGAATCGCTTCGCCGTGAGCGCGGGGGCTTTCTCGTGCGCGCGAGCGTAGCGCTCGGGCAAGGAGAGCGCGAAGCGTCGGGCACGACGGTGGCCGAAGCTGAAGTGGTCGAACGAGAAGAACAACACAGGGTGAACGGGGTGCGTGGCGATGATTCGTCTCTTGTTGGTTGA
- a CDS encoding acetyl-CoA C-acyltransferase, which translates to MTALIAGYARTPFTRFNGQLASLKATELGAHAVRAALESAGVAAADVDTVVAGQVLQAGAGQNPARQTAVGAGISFDVPAMTINAVCLSGAEAVTQAARLVNAGEADVVVAVGQESMSLAPHVVGMRAGHRYGNATLIDTVEHDGLSDAFGRISMGQLTEEGNATHGLTREEQDALSARSHQLAEASAELTAGEIAPVTISSRRGDTVVSADDGIRPGTTAETLAALRPAFTPDGSVTAGNASQITDGAAAVIVVSEAASARLGLTPIAAIEAHALVAGPDTHLHSQPSRAIEAALGRVAGGASASDLAVVEINEAFAQVVLQSTRDLGIAPEIVNPRGGAIALGHPIGASGARIVGSLARQLADLGPGKLGAIGICGGGGQGTALVLRSL; encoded by the coding sequence ATGACCGCACTGATCGCAGGCTACGCCCGCACCCCCTTTACCCGCTTTAACGGCCAGCTCGCCTCGCTCAAGGCGACCGAGCTCGGGGCCCACGCCGTTCGCGCCGCGCTCGAGAGCGCCGGTGTCGCGGCTGCCGACGTCGATACGGTCGTCGCGGGACAGGTGCTGCAGGCGGGTGCGGGGCAGAACCCTGCACGCCAGACCGCGGTCGGCGCCGGCATCTCGTTCGACGTGCCCGCCATGACGATCAACGCCGTGTGCCTCTCGGGCGCCGAGGCCGTGACGCAGGCCGCACGTCTCGTCAACGCCGGCGAGGCCGACGTGGTCGTCGCCGTGGGCCAGGAGTCAATGTCGCTCGCGCCCCACGTCGTCGGCATGCGCGCCGGGCACCGCTACGGCAACGCGACACTCATCGACACCGTCGAGCACGACGGTCTGAGTGATGCGTTTGGCCGCATCTCGATGGGGCAGCTCACTGAAGAGGGCAACGCCACCCACGGCCTCACCCGCGAAGAGCAGGACGCCCTTTCGGCCCGCTCGCATCAGCTCGCCGAGGCATCGGCCGAGCTCACGGCCGGCGAGATCGCTCCCGTCACGATCAGCTCGCGCCGCGGCGACACCGTCGTTTCGGCCGACGACGGGATTCGCCCCGGCACCACCGCCGAGACCCTCGCGGCACTGCGCCCAGCCTTCACCCCCGACGGCTCGGTCACCGCGGGCAACGCCTCGCAAATCACCGACGGCGCCGCTGCCGTGATTGTCGTGAGTGAGGCCGCCTCGGCCCGCCTCGGCCTCACACCCATCGCCGCGATCGAGGCGCACGCCCTCGTGGCGGGCCCCGACACCCACCTGCACTCGCAGCCCTCGCGCGCCATCGAGGCGGCACTCGGCCGCGTCGCGGGCGGCGCCTCAGCTAGCGACCTCGCCGTCGTCGAGATCAACGAGGCCTTCGCGCAGGTCGTGCTCCAGTCGACGCGCGACCTCGGCATCGCCCCAGAGATCGTGAACCCCCGCGGCGGCGCCATCGCCCTCGGCCACCCGATCGGCGCCTCTGGCGCACGCATCGTCGGCTCGCTCGCACGCCAGCTCGCAGACCTCGGCCCGGGCAAGCTCGGCGCCATCGGCATTTGCGGCGGCGGCGGCCAGGGCACGGCGCTCGTGCTGCGCTCACTCTAG
- a CDS encoding LLM class flavin-dependent oxidoreductase has protein sequence MDTVVSLLDIAPVQVDEPMGTALGHCVEVAQTAERAGYRRVWYAEHHNMPTIASSATSVLIAHVAANTQTIGLGAGGVMLPNHSPLVIAEQFGMLAELHPGRIDLGLGRAPGTDGETFRALRRPMNASDNFPHDVLELARYLSNDLPRSAVNAYPGRGTEVPLTILGSSLFGANLAAQLGMPYSFASHFAPDALRSAVRHYRDNYVPSEAHPESYVSIGMNVVAAETNGAAAELYERVKVSRVRQFLSRGRDTMLTTEEAEMLMNTPAGMQILGMLKHTAVGDASEVQQQMQAFADEVGADELVLVHAAPTHEERLESIRLSTLAA, from the coding sequence ATGGATACTGTTGTCTCGCTTCTTGATATTGCCCCCGTACAGGTAGATGAGCCGATGGGCACCGCCCTCGGTCACTGCGTCGAGGTGGCGCAGACTGCCGAACGAGCGGGGTATCGCCGGGTCTGGTACGCCGAGCATCACAACATGCCGACCATCGCGTCGAGTGCGACCTCGGTGCTCATTGCGCACGTCGCGGCGAACACCCAGACGATCGGGCTGGGAGCGGGCGGCGTCATGCTGCCGAACCACTCGCCACTCGTCATTGCCGAGCAGTTCGGCATGCTCGCAGAGCTGCACCCCGGGCGCATCGACCTCGGCCTCGGGCGAGCACCGGGAACCGACGGTGAGACCTTTCGCGCCCTTCGCCGCCCCATGAACGCCTCTGACAATTTCCCGCACGACGTGCTCGAGCTCGCACGCTACCTCTCGAACGACCTGCCGCGGTCGGCAGTGAACGCCTACCCTGGGCGCGGGACCGAAGTGCCGCTCACGATTCTTGGTTCGAGCCTCTTCGGCGCGAACCTTGCTGCCCAGCTCGGGATGCCCTACTCGTTCGCCTCGCACTTTGCGCCAGACGCCCTGCGCAGCGCCGTGAGGCACTACCGCGATAACTATGTCCCGAGCGAGGCACACCCAGAGTCGTATGTCTCGATCGGTATGAACGTCGTTGCGGCCGAGACGAACGGTGCCGCAGCCGAGCTCTACGAACGGGTCAAGGTGAGCCGCGTGCGCCAGTTCCTCTCGCGCGGGCGCGACACGATGCTCACGACCGAAGAGGCCGAGATGCTCATGAATACCCCGGCGGGCATGCAGATTCTTGGCATGCTCAAGCACACTGCGGTTGGCGACGCGAGCGAGGTGCAGCAACAGATGCAGGCCTTCGCCGACGAGGTAGGTGCCGATGAACTCGTGCTCGTGCACGCTGCACCGACGCACGAAGAGCGACTCGAATCGATTCGACTTTCGACGCTTGCCGCCTAG
- a CDS encoding ABC transporter ATP-binding protein, with product MIEIRSVNRSFGDRQVLNDVSFSVQGGRMTGFVGSNGAGKTTTMRIILGVLEADSGEVLVGGSPITPSERARFGYMPEERGLYPKEKVLNQLVYLARLHGVDTVTAKRNAESLLERLGLEERGGDIIESLSLGNQQRVQIAAALVHEPEVLVLDEPFSGLDPYAIEVVLGVLRDYAAKGVPVLFSSHQLDVVERLCDDVVVIGGGTVLAQGSREELRTRHAQPTYEIELEGEAADAGWVGDLDAVTLEYLDGGYARFTETTPGTAQSVLREALTRGDVRQFAPVVPTLAEIFREVTQ from the coding sequence ATGATTGAGATTCGCTCGGTCAACCGCAGCTTTGGCGACCGCCAAGTACTCAACGACGTCTCGTTTAGCGTGCAGGGCGGCCGCATGACCGGCTTCGTCGGCTCAAACGGCGCAGGCAAAACGACGACGATGCGCATCATTCTCGGCGTGCTCGAGGCCGACTCTGGCGAGGTGCTCGTGGGCGGCAGCCCCATCACGCCGAGCGAGCGAGCACGGTTCGGCTACATGCCCGAGGAGCGCGGGCTGTACCCCAAAGAGAAGGTGCTCAACCAGCTCGTCTATCTCGCACGGCTGCACGGGGTCGACACCGTGACGGCCAAGCGCAACGCCGAGAGCCTGCTCGAGCGCCTCGGCCTCGAAGAGCGCGGCGGCGACATCATCGAGAGCCTCTCGCTCGGTAACCAGCAGCGCGTGCAGATCGCCGCGGCCCTCGTACACGAACCAGAGGTGCTCGTGCTCGACGAGCCGTTCTCTGGCCTCGACCCCTACGCGATCGAGGTCGTGCTCGGGGTGCTGCGCGACTACGCCGCCAAGGGCGTACCCGTGCTCTTCTCCTCGCACCAGCTCGACGTCGTCGAGCGCCTGTGCGACGACGTCGTTGTGATTGGCGGCGGCACCGTGCTCGCCCAGGGCTCACGCGAAGAGCTGCGCACGCGGCACGCACAGCCCACCTACGAAATCGAGCTCGAGGGCGAGGCGGCCGATGCCGGCTGGGTCGGCGACCTCGACGCCGTCACCCTCGAATACCTCGACGGCGGCTACGCCCGCTTCACCGAGACGACCCCCGGCACCGCCCAGAGCGTGCTGCGCGAGGCCCTCACACGCGGCGACGTGCGCCAGTTCGCCCCAGTCGTGCCAACGCTCGCCGAAATCTTCAGGGAGGTAACCCAGTGA
- a CDS encoding cupredoxin domain-containing protein, producing MSKPEISRRGMLRGMLTIGAAAGATFALAGCQQELVIVPSDDNAENIGAEVYIVDNDYSPNKVTIKKGQAVRWEWASKDRHDVVANDRSFVSELQYEGTYTHIFDEPGEYSYICSVHPEMRGLVIVE from the coding sequence GTGAGTAAGCCAGAGATCTCTCGCCGGGGCATGCTGCGAGGCATGCTCACGATCGGTGCCGCAGCAGGGGCAACCTTTGCCCTCGCCGGTTGCCAGCAGGAGCTCGTGATTGTGCCGTCTGACGACAACGCCGAGAACATCGGGGCAGAGGTGTACATCGTCGATAATGATTACTCACCGAACAAGGTCACCATCAAGAAGGGCCAGGCCGTGCGGTGGGAGTGGGCGTCGAAAGACCGCCACGACGTCGTCGCGAACGACCGTAGCTTCGTCTCAGAGCTGCAGTACGAGGGCACTTACACGCACATCTTTGATGAGCCCGGCGAGTACTCGTACATCTGCTCGGTTCACCCCGAGATGCGCGGTCTCGTCATCGTTGAATAA
- a CDS encoding ABC transporter permease: MTQNPMQQTWLVAEREIRTRLSSKAFVSSIVIMLVLILASVVISGLVSKNSGDDVTRVAVPEAAVSSLAQLDQPFIEITETAGTDEAKALVESGDVEAAVYLDPSVASGMHVIADEEPPGLIMQLLSIQPEVTLLNGDGGGFDFIAYFLAIGFGLVFFITAMTFGNTIVQSVIEEKQTRIIEILLATVKPRVLLAGKVIGNSLLALATVAIAVALVSVGMLATGQDLLLGALGSSLIWFGVLFIFGFLLTATMYAAAASLVSRLEDAASVTTPVMMLIMIPYMLIIFFFDNPTVLTIMSYVPFSAPVGMPMRLYYGDAMWWEPIASLGIILATTAIAVWLSAKIYEGSILRTGQRVKLGEALKKA; this comes from the coding sequence GTGACTCAGAACCCCATGCAACAGACCTGGCTCGTCGCCGAGCGAGAGATTCGCACGCGGCTCTCGAGCAAGGCGTTCGTCTCATCGATCGTCATCATGCTCGTGCTCATTCTCGCGAGCGTCGTCATCTCGGGCCTCGTCTCGAAGAACTCAGGCGACGATGTGACGCGGGTCGCGGTTCCAGAAGCCGCCGTCTCGTCACTCGCACAGCTCGACCAGCCGTTCATTGAGATCACCGAGACCGCGGGAACCGACGAGGCGAAGGCCCTCGTCGAGTCGGGCGACGTCGAGGCGGCCGTGTATCTCGACCCGAGCGTCGCGAGCGGCATGCACGTGATCGCTGACGAGGAGCCTCCCGGCCTCATCATGCAGCTGCTCAGCATCCAGCCAGAGGTCACCCTTCTCAACGGTGACGGCGGCGGTTTCGACTTCATCGCGTACTTCCTCGCGATCGGCTTCGGCCTCGTCTTCTTCATCACCGCGATGACCTTCGGCAACACCATCGTGCAGAGCGTCATCGAAGAAAAACAGACCCGCATCATCGAGATTCTGCTCGCGACCGTGAAACCCCGAGTGCTCCTCGCCGGCAAGGTCATCGGCAACAGCCTGCTCGCCCTCGCGACCGTCGCCATCGCCGTGGCCCTCGTCTCGGTCGGCATGCTCGCGACCGGCCAAGACCTGCTGCTCGGCGCGCTCGGCTCATCACTCATCTGGTTCGGCGTGCTCTTCATCTTCGGATTCCTACTCACCGCAACGATGTATGCCGCGGCAGCCTCGCTCGTGTCACGCCTCGAAGACGCCGCATCGGTCACGACGCCGGTGATGATGCTCATCATGATTCCGTACATGCTCATCATCTTCTTCTTCGACAACCCGACCGTGCTCACCATCATGAGCTACGTGCCGTTCTCGGCCCCCGTCGGTATGCCCATGCGCCTCTACTATGGCGACGCCATGTGGTGGGAGCCCATCGCATCACTCGGCATCATTCTCGCCACGACGGCCATCGCCGTCTGGCTGAGCGCGAAGATCTACGAGGGATCGATTCTGCGCACCGGCCAGCGCGTCAAGCTCGGCGAAGCACTCAAGAAGGCCTAG